One window of Microscilla marina ATCC 23134 genomic DNA carries:
- a CDS encoding tetratricopeptide repeat-containing sensor histidine kinase, with the protein MRSGWICFLCFWANLGVLLCSTTTNSFAQQNRSYRIVANQNALPTITADTMKVKVLNQLSEDIQYTNGVKALNYAREALVLAQKMKDTLAIACSQKNMGNAYYRLKNFNRAPVFLQQALSNYTKLNNKAGEADALNGLASVAIEDTPDKAPDYLKKALQTAQDANYSRGIMTAHQNEGDYYVSQGDDKALQQYQKAVDTPLDSTGGLQQKADIYRTMGDYQKKKQKYDEALEYYEQELKTRDKAGDKVALTETLQNIGGVYQQNKKDDEKALEYFFQAFVVAKDYNDQFDGQRMAGALEGIVDSYGTLAETKQDQGKLKEAREYRKLYKAYKARLEAVRNNPKNTKIKTVYVPKYITKSAGNNNNNNPMPESQRVRLLEIEKRRLLVDNLVKSKRIGILEAAKKRAELINQEDSIRLLRKDKIISLLKKDTTDKAETITTLSQEKEEIEAEKNRRLWWLIGLAIVALLLVLFLLLRKRQIKKKAAKEIELHKNKSVNQINSQRREINEQKSALLRQTEELNTAKIQLEEVSKEKEGLNKILKEDIAPPTRTVVDLLKPNASENLNRAMVYQSGVQIMNLLDNVDQVQVVDDATIILHKENHSIYKVSRSALDKVSDLVTAKGIEVDNQIKPFFYAAFDYEIVERIFLNFFANALKYTPEGGKVSLNAQPVTREDKDVLEVTFRDNGVAVPEDKLHRVFDNFPPEVARPAGSSWAFNKKMIEAHGGKVEVLPADEGLHVTFTLLDAKSLEDVDYSDLLGVKDSSPEIVEVDIDSLEFTKEEKEIMQPFMEEFAQLEYYETSALKAVLNRIDPQGNSNLTKWKKALEQAILYLDEESYTKLTQL; encoded by the coding sequence ATGCGTTCAGGATGGATATGTTTTTTGTGTTTTTGGGCAAATCTGGGAGTTTTGTTATGTAGTACTACTACCAACAGCTTTGCCCAGCAAAACCGATCTTATAGAATTGTTGCTAACCAAAATGCTTTGCCCACAATAACGGCTGATACAATGAAGGTTAAAGTATTGAATCAATTGTCGGAAGACATTCAGTATACCAACGGAGTAAAAGCGTTGAATTATGCCCGTGAAGCTTTGGTGCTTGCCCAAAAAATGAAAGATACTTTGGCTATAGCCTGTAGTCAAAAAAATATGGGCAATGCATATTATCGACTTAAAAACTTTAATCGCGCGCCTGTATTTTTGCAGCAGGCATTGAGCAACTACACAAAACTAAACAACAAAGCAGGAGAAGCCGACGCGCTCAATGGTTTGGCAAGTGTGGCCATAGAAGATACCCCTGACAAAGCCCCTGACTACCTCAAAAAAGCCCTACAGACTGCCCAAGATGCCAATTATAGCCGAGGCATTATGACTGCCCATCAAAACGAAGGAGATTATTATGTCAGCCAGGGAGATGACAAAGCCTTGCAACAGTACCAAAAAGCAGTAGACACTCCGTTGGACTCCACTGGAGGGCTTCAGCAAAAAGCTGATATTTACCGTACAATGGGTGACTATCAAAAAAAGAAACAGAAGTATGACGAGGCACTGGAGTACTATGAGCAAGAGCTAAAAACCAGAGACAAAGCCGGAGACAAGGTAGCACTGACCGAAACATTACAAAATATAGGGGGTGTATATCAACAAAACAAAAAAGATGACGAGAAGGCGCTTGAGTACTTTTTTCAGGCTTTTGTGGTTGCCAAAGATTACAACGATCAATTTGATGGACAGCGCATGGCAGGAGCCCTTGAAGGGATTGTAGACAGTTATGGCACATTAGCCGAAACCAAACAAGACCAAGGTAAACTAAAAGAAGCCCGCGAATACCGTAAACTGTACAAGGCATACAAGGCAAGACTGGAAGCTGTAAGAAACAATCCTAAAAATACTAAAATAAAAACGGTATATGTACCCAAATACATCACCAAAAGCGCTGGCAACAATAATAATAACAATCCCATGCCTGAAAGCCAGCGGGTACGTTTGCTGGAAATAGAGAAGCGTCGTTTGTTGGTAGACAACCTGGTAAAAAGCAAGCGCATTGGCATACTCGAAGCGGCTAAAAAACGGGCAGAGTTGATCAATCAAGAGGATTCTATTCGTTTATTGCGCAAAGACAAAATTATTAGCTTGCTTAAAAAAGATACTACTGACAAGGCAGAAACGATTACTACCCTTAGTCAGGAAAAAGAGGAAATAGAAGCAGAGAAAAACCGTCGCCTGTGGTGGTTGATTGGCTTGGCAATCGTTGCTTTGTTGTTAGTATTGTTCTTGTTGTTGCGTAAGCGCCAGATCAAGAAAAAAGCAGCCAAAGAAATAGAGTTGCATAAAAATAAATCGGTGAATCAGATCAACTCACAACGGAGAGAAATTAATGAGCAAAAATCTGCTTTGCTCAGACAAACCGAAGAATTGAACACCGCCAAAATACAACTAGAGGAAGTAAGCAAAGAAAAAGAAGGCTTAAACAAAATATTAAAAGAAGACATTGCCCCACCTACCCGCACGGTGGTTGATTTGCTCAAACCTAACGCAAGCGAAAATCTAAACCGGGCAATGGTGTATCAGTCGGGAGTACAGATCATGAACTTGCTCGACAACGTAGACCAGGTGCAGGTAGTCGATGATGCCACTATTATTTTACATAAAGAAAATCATTCTATTTACAAAGTGTCGCGCAGTGCGCTCGACAAAGTTTCAGACCTGGTAACGGCTAAAGGCATTGAGGTAGACAACCAGATTAAACCTTTCTTTTATGCCGCCTTTGACTATGAAATTGTAGAGCGTATATTTTTAAACTTTTTTGCCAATGCCCTCAAATACACTCCAGAGGGAGGTAAGGTGTCGTTGAACGCTCAACCTGTAACCCGCGAAGATAAAGATGTGCTGGAGGTGACCTTTCGTGACAATGGGGTGGCAGTGCCCGAAGACAAATTACATCGGGTATTTGATAATTTTCCACCCGAAGTGGCACGCCCTGCCGGGTCGTCCTGGGCTTTTAACAAAAAAATGATTGAAGCTCACGGTGGCAAGGTAGAAGTGTTGCCAGCTGATGAAGGTTTGCATGTCACGTTTACTTTGTTAGACGCCAAGTCGCTCGAAGATGTAGATTACAGCGATTTGCTGGGAGTAAAAGACAGTTCACCTGAAATAGTAGAGGTAGACATTGATTCGCTGGAATTTACCAAAGAAGAAAAGGAAATCATGCAGCCTTTTATGGAAGAATTTGCCCAGTTAGAATATTACGAAACAAGTGCTCTTAAGGCAGTATTGAATAGAATTGACCCTCAAGGAAATAGCAATTTGACCAAGTGGAAGAAGGCTTTGGAGCAGGCGATATTGTATTTAGATGAAGAAAGTTACACAAAGTTGACCCAACTATAG
- a CDS encoding adenylate/guanylate cyclase domain-containing protein codes for MEKYNVLVVNQDFKSLHTIFDYLEDEGKYNVMNATNAQMVQRIIRKKSLDVVLLDWETSIASELEVYHYLQQQASTREVPIVISSHPARTQTINEIITTHISAFVPKPIERTLLIQCIIQAIAGHKQAKEQKLAEEDALETARQKMLEEEARIAQEKQKVESKKNAVLEEQKRLKEELEQEKTRLSETKAQLETQKKQIHQNQNSIEATKGKIEETQESLQQKAGELQKAQEELLQDKEVLLNEKQMFAKSKETLFKERERALKDTQQQQQRLDTQSKALEEARATLQQEKKRLKQEKESVQAEQQRLKQQQQALKVAKDKVAQEEALLKTASQELQQVPTKALTTRNEENTQMAKDVVAPANTPIVHRSINEKQETKVVDKHSEETLNSTTDLTPNALQMERDQLEQARQQLLKAKERFEQEREDFLNNRDQLLMENTKAREKGNDLAHLQKSVLATKAQLSKLEEELTHKQAHLKLIEMEEKAAKRTNSAIPEKIQESLQAVMTDEAPLSIQGESFSKLLEKEAARLHTSSLMQYILPEEIARDLEEADYVHVNYHPSVSILYLGFEDLMNTVLKTDRSRLINELEVFFKAINDLVQQYGLERVRTKNNMYACAHRTLGTGDPMPLLKASLDIRQMALNYEADSQEVNNLIKKMYLGINTTDVVAGDTHHKRFAYDIWSDIIQTTHHLKKNLDIPIHLLQNTYRLVHDQVDCEHVGKIRTNRRGDWQVYELVAVHG; via the coding sequence ATGGAAAAATACAATGTGCTGGTTGTAAATCAGGATTTTAAAAGTTTGCATACCATTTTTGACTATTTAGAAGATGAAGGTAAATACAATGTAATGAACGCCACCAATGCTCAAATGGTGCAGCGAATTATCCGTAAAAAATCTCTAGATGTAGTGTTGTTAGACTGGGAAACGTCTATAGCGTCAGAACTGGAGGTATACCATTATTTACAACAACAAGCGTCTACCCGTGAGGTACCCATTGTGATCTCAAGCCACCCTGCCCGTACCCAAACAATCAATGAAATAATTACTACTCATATATCGGCGTTTGTACCTAAACCCATCGAGCGTACCTTGTTGATTCAATGTATTATACAGGCTATAGCTGGACACAAACAGGCTAAAGAGCAAAAGTTAGCTGAAGAAGACGCCCTGGAAACAGCCCGCCAAAAAATGCTGGAAGAGGAAGCACGCATTGCTCAGGAGAAGCAAAAGGTGGAAAGTAAGAAAAATGCTGTGCTGGAAGAACAAAAGCGCCTAAAGGAGGAGCTTGAGCAGGAAAAAACGCGTTTGTCAGAAACCAAAGCTCAGCTGGAAACCCAAAAAAAGCAAATACATCAAAACCAAAATTCTATAGAGGCCACTAAGGGCAAAATTGAAGAAACTCAGGAGAGTCTGCAGCAAAAGGCCGGAGAGTTACAAAAAGCACAAGAGGAATTGTTGCAAGATAAAGAAGTCCTGTTGAATGAAAAACAGATGTTTGCCAAATCTAAAGAAACGCTTTTTAAAGAGAGGGAGAGGGCATTAAAGGATACTCAACAGCAGCAACAACGACTGGACACCCAAAGTAAGGCGCTGGAAGAGGCAAGAGCTACCTTGCAGCAAGAAAAAAAACGCCTGAAGCAAGAAAAAGAAAGTGTACAAGCCGAACAGCAACGTTTGAAACAACAACAACAAGCCCTAAAGGTGGCAAAAGACAAAGTAGCACAAGAAGAAGCGTTGCTCAAAACTGCTTCGCAAGAATTGCAACAAGTACCAACAAAGGCTTTGACCACCAGGAATGAAGAGAATACCCAGATGGCTAAAGATGTTGTTGCGCCAGCGAATACTCCGATAGTGCACAGGTCAATCAATGAAAAACAGGAAACGAAAGTAGTAGATAAACACTCAGAAGAAACATTGAATAGTACAACTGACCTTACCCCCAATGCTTTGCAAATGGAGCGAGACCAGTTAGAGCAGGCAAGGCAGCAGTTGTTGAAGGCAAAAGAACGTTTTGAGCAGGAAAGAGAAGACTTTTTAAACAACCGTGACCAGTTGTTGATGGAAAATACCAAAGCCCGTGAAAAAGGCAACGACTTGGCGCACTTGCAAAAATCGGTATTGGCGACAAAAGCCCAACTAAGTAAACTAGAAGAAGAGCTTACCCACAAGCAAGCCCACCTTAAGCTGATAGAAATGGAAGAAAAGGCGGCAAAACGTACCAATTCGGCTATTCCGGAAAAAATACAGGAATCGTTGCAAGCAGTAATGACAGACGAGGCTCCTTTGAGCATACAAGGGGAGAGTTTTTCGAAGCTACTGGAAAAGGAAGCCGCTCGATTGCATACTTCATCGTTGATGCAGTACATCTTGCCCGAAGAAATTGCCCGTGACCTGGAAGAAGCAGATTATGTGCATGTAAATTATCACCCAAGTGTGAGTATTTTGTATCTGGGCTTTGAAGATTTGATGAACACAGTGCTCAAAACTGACCGTAGTCGCCTGATCAATGAGCTTGAAGTATTTTTTAAAGCGATTAATGACCTGGTGCAGCAATATGGGTTGGAACGGGTGCGCACCAAAAATAATATGTATGCCTGTGCTCACCGAACCTTGGGTACTGGAGATCCAATGCCTTTGCTCAAGGCGAGCCTTGATATTCGCCAGATGGCACTCAATTATGAGGCTGATTCACAAGAGGTAAACAACTTGATCAAAAAAATGTATTTGGGTATCAATACCACCGATGTAGTAGCCGGAGACACCCATCACAAACGTTTTGCTTATGACATCTGGAGCGACATTATTCAGACAACCCACCACCTAAAAAAGAACTTGGACATTCCGATACATTTGCTTCAGAACACCTACCGACTAGTGCACGATCAAGTAGACTGCGAGCACGTGGGCAAAATAAGAACTAACCGTCGGGGCGATTGGCAAGTATATGAATTAGTAGCAGTACATGGGTAG
- a CDS encoding ion transporter, with product MSRIFTNDRVIFIALQINILVLFLLSFSSLKAEFVIFEYIDLSCTLFFLIEAVVKIKQYSWRGYISSNWNKLDFLIVMLTTPSLLILFLPIPDFTFLLVLRAFRVAKFFRFLQFIPHLQDLLIGVGRALKASLFVLLGFFFYNVIVSLFTYYLFREMAPKYFTNGFEAFYIIFKIFTMEGWYDIPDAIAKSGAAWMGVATRVYFMLIVLTGGIFGFSIVNAIFVEEMISNESEELEERMKRVERKLDFLIEKLEDREE from the coding sequence ATGTCGCGAATATTTACCAATGATCGAGTCATCTTTATTGCGCTGCAAATCAACATACTTGTGTTGTTTTTGTTGTCTTTCAGCAGCCTCAAGGCAGAGTTTGTCATTTTTGAATACATTGACCTGAGCTGTACCCTGTTCTTTTTGATAGAGGCAGTTGTCAAGATTAAGCAATATTCGTGGCGGGGCTATATCAGTTCTAATTGGAATAAGCTTGATTTTTTGATTGTAATGTTAACCACCCCCTCGTTACTCATCTTATTTTTACCTATTCCCGACTTTACTTTTTTGCTGGTGCTCAGGGCATTTAGGGTGGCAAAGTTTTTTCGTTTTTTACAATTTATTCCTCACCTGCAAGACTTACTCATAGGGGTAGGGCGTGCCCTCAAAGCTTCGTTATTTGTGTTGTTAGGGTTCTTTTTTTACAACGTCATTGTCTCTTTGTTTACCTATTATCTCTTTCGGGAAATGGCACCCAAATACTTTACCAATGGTTTTGAGGCATTTTATATCATCTTCAAAATATTTACAATGGAGGGCTGGTATGACATACCCGATGCCATAGCCAAAAGCGGAGCTGCCTGGATGGGAGTGGCTACCCGCGTTTATTTTATGTTGATTGTGCTTACCGGGGGCATTTTTGGGTTCTCTATTGTCAATGCCATTTTTGTAGAAGAAATGATCAGCAACGAAAGCGAAGAACTTGAAGAGCGTATGAAAAGGGTAGAGCGAAAGCTGGATTTTTTGATAGAAAAACTAGAAGATCGAGAAGAGTAA
- a CDS encoding IS110 family RNA-guided transposase, with translation MKKSETKIKSSKASKKVNLSDELTKVRLKVAGVDIANNIHYTAVSPHLTKDNIRNFGAFTADLHRMADWFSELGIESVAMEATGIYWQSLYEILEDRGFDVVLVNARYPKNVSGRKSDVSDCSWIHTLHSYGLLPASFIPTQDVREFRTYVRQRQQLTKQKVQHMQHVGKALQLMNVKIQNVISDIEGKLGMKVIRAIAAGEHSSVELAKLHNKTLKATKEEFTLSLEGNFRKAHLFSLQQALSAYDFVLKQINECETEIEQILHKWDTGEIVAKEDWQSRVKKKTKRKNEYSFDSASYLKDITGVDLTEVDGFSENTIINILAETGIDMSHWKNAKHFTSWAGLAPRRKISGDKLLGHFKNMNNSRIHQAFKLAAWGLNNSKCHLGALYRNLSLRKGSGIAVQAVARKLATIFYNMMKYKTPYRGKTAEEYQEQNRKRKLKALERQARKMGLKLEKI, from the coding sequence ATGAAAAAATCGGAGACTAAAATAAAAAGTAGCAAAGCCTCTAAAAAGGTGAATTTGTCTGATGAGCTAACCAAGGTTAGGTTAAAAGTGGCCGGGGTAGATATTGCAAACAATATACATTATACAGCTGTTTCACCACACCTGACAAAAGATAACATCAGAAACTTTGGTGCTTTTACCGCAGACTTGCATCGCATGGCAGATTGGTTTAGTGAACTGGGGATAGAAAGTGTGGCAATGGAAGCCACAGGTATATATTGGCAAAGTTTATATGAAATTCTTGAGGACAGAGGTTTTGATGTGGTCTTAGTAAACGCTCGTTATCCTAAAAATGTAAGTGGACGCAAAAGTGATGTTTCTGATTGTAGTTGGATACATACATTACATAGTTATGGATTATTGCCTGCTTCTTTTATTCCTACACAGGATGTCAGAGAGTTTCGCACCTATGTACGCCAGCGGCAACAATTGACCAAGCAAAAAGTGCAACACATGCAACATGTAGGTAAAGCCTTGCAGCTGATGAATGTCAAAATACAGAATGTGATTTCAGATATTGAAGGTAAACTAGGAATGAAGGTTATTCGTGCTATTGCAGCAGGAGAGCACTCCAGTGTAGAACTGGCAAAACTTCATAATAAAACACTCAAAGCCACCAAAGAAGAGTTTACTTTATCACTTGAAGGGAACTTTCGTAAAGCGCACTTATTTTCTCTCCAACAAGCGCTTAGTGCCTATGATTTTGTCCTGAAACAAATCAATGAATGTGAGACAGAAATAGAGCAAATACTCCATAAATGGGATACAGGAGAAATTGTGGCAAAGGAAGATTGGCAAAGCCGAGTAAAAAAAAAAACAAAGAGGAAGAATGAATATTCATTTGATTCTGCTTCTTATCTCAAAGATATTACTGGGGTCGATTTAACAGAAGTAGATGGTTTTTCAGAAAATACGATTATCAACATTTTAGCAGAAACAGGAATTGATATGAGTCATTGGAAAAATGCTAAACATTTCACGAGTTGGGCAGGGCTTGCACCCAGAAGAAAAATATCAGGAGATAAACTCTTGGGGCATTTTAAAAATATGAATAACAGTCGGATACATCAAGCATTTAAATTAGCTGCTTGGGGGCTCAATAATAGCAAATGTCACTTGGGAGCCTTATATCGGAACCTAAGTCTTAGAAAAGGTTCAGGGATTGCTGTTCAGGCAGTTGCCCGAAAACTAGCTACTATTTTTTACAATATGATGAAATACAAAACACCATATCGGGGAAAAACAGCAGAGGAATATCAAGAGCAAAACAGAAAACGAAAACTCAAAGCCTTAGAAAGACAAGCCCGAAAAATGGGCTTGAAACTAGAAAAAATATAA
- a CDS encoding serine hydrolase domain-containing protein: MNKLLWALIAFFMVMNSSIAQEKKEKFLTELKQEIKNEKIPGCGIVVIKNGKTIISTSVGLADVAFSVPVDNATIFSINSLSKMFAGTAVMKLVEDKKVNLSNPISDYLDGLPTQWQKITIRQLLSHTSGLPDIEDTKNGGLIGGKGEKFAWEKVKKKKIKFKAGKYFDYIQTNYVLIQKLIEKISGKSYLKFLQTSQFDKIGITKNLYFGSSFDVVQNKSTTYSFYKKNKLTNKYIKGEKLYEISEDFAPIVWADAGAFSTANALKKWLMALDKGTFISKKSIKEMWTAVPLNNNKYGGFGGFLNGYGYGWPVIMREKHPGIAPIGGGRAALIIYPKDKLTIILLTNLTGSSPHKIIEKVAHHYWE, from the coding sequence ATGAACAAACTACTTTGGGCTTTGATAGCTTTTTTTATGGTGATGAATTCATCTATAGCTCAAGAAAAAAAAGAAAAATTCTTAACTGAATTAAAGCAGGAAATTAAAAATGAAAAAATACCAGGTTGTGGAATAGTTGTCATTAAAAATGGCAAAACAATCATTTCAACGTCGGTAGGACTGGCTGATGTTGCATTTTCTGTACCAGTTGACAATGCCACGATTTTTTCCATTAATTCGCTTTCAAAAATGTTTGCCGGTACAGCTGTTATGAAATTGGTAGAAGATAAGAAGGTTAATCTATCAAATCCTATTTCAGATTATTTGGATGGCTTGCCCACTCAATGGCAGAAAATAACAATACGACAACTGTTGAGTCATACATCTGGGCTACCTGATATAGAGGATACAAAAAACGGTGGGCTAATTGGTGGAAAAGGAGAGAAGTTTGCCTGGGAAAAAGTAAAAAAGAAGAAGATTAAATTTAAAGCAGGTAAATACTTTGACTACATTCAAACAAACTATGTTTTAATTCAAAAACTGATTGAAAAAATCAGTGGAAAAAGTTATTTAAAGTTTTTACAAACAAGCCAGTTTGACAAAATTGGAATAACTAAAAACCTATATTTTGGAAGTTCTTTTGATGTTGTTCAAAACAAAAGCACTACTTATAGTTTTTATAAAAAAAATAAGCTGACAAACAAATACATAAAAGGAGAAAAGTTGTACGAAATATCAGAAGATTTTGCTCCTATTGTTTGGGCGGACGCTGGTGCATTCTCAACAGCAAATGCATTGAAAAAGTGGCTAATGGCTTTGGATAAAGGCACGTTTATCTCCAAAAAAAGTATTAAAGAAATGTGGACAGCTGTACCATTAAACAACAATAAATATGGAGGGTTTGGTGGTTTTCTAAATGGTTATGGATACGGATGGCCAGTGATAATGAGAGAGAAGCATCCCGGAATTGCGCCCATTGGTGGTGGACGAGCAGCTTTAATTATTTATCCAAAAGATAAATTGACAATTATTCTTTTGACAAATTTAACAGGTAGTTCTCCTCATAAGATAATCGAGAAAGTAGCTCATCATTATTGGGAATAG
- a CDS encoding OmpA family protein — MPKKISVVAHFCIVALLMVSCRSAYFARYQQKTLDKYVWKTKQHLSKTAQLKLLVDRRIKLNPHSVAKNFYPVLDNVSKKLSKIHHKLRCQIASNQAMPLYEIRKIKRALHSTHQLLNKTNQHILNGTEHVLKSDVLFEVGSAQLRAAGVVSLNQFAQYFKHKVLTVYRAQMQVKLNITGYADEQGFVKGESDQQRKEKNRLLSLNRATAIKQYLSIVLNQKFANADKEVMLDINAEGKGEQLPPKLRNPQQNDHRRRVCTVSSYTILETGAQLPIIQKNTPKRILTNPSPIKD; from the coding sequence ATGCCTAAAAAAATAAGTGTTGTTGCCCATTTTTGTATAGTTGCTTTACTTATGGTAAGCTGCCGTTCTGCCTACTTTGCCCGCTACCAACAAAAAACACTGGATAAGTATGTCTGGAAAACCAAACAACATTTATCTAAAACTGCTCAGCTCAAACTACTGGTAGACCGCAGGATTAAACTCAACCCACATAGTGTAGCCAAAAACTTTTACCCAGTATTGGATAACGTAAGTAAAAAACTGAGCAAAATCCATCACAAGTTGCGGTGTCAGATTGCCAGTAACCAGGCAATGCCCCTCTATGAAATAAGGAAAATAAAACGTGCACTACACAGCACCCATCAGCTACTTAACAAAACCAACCAACATATTCTCAATGGTACCGAACATGTACTAAAGTCTGATGTGTTGTTTGAGGTAGGCAGTGCCCAACTCAGGGCAGCTGGGGTGGTATCGCTTAACCAGTTTGCCCAGTATTTTAAGCACAAAGTATTGACTGTTTATCGTGCACAAATGCAAGTAAAACTCAATATTACGGGTTATGCCGACGAACAAGGATTTGTAAAAGGGGAAAGTGACCAACAACGTAAAGAAAAAAACCGTTTGCTATCGCTCAATCGCGCCACAGCCATCAAACAATACCTGTCAATAGTTTTAAATCAAAAGTTTGCCAACGCTGACAAGGAAGTAATGCTTGACATAAACGCAGAAGGCAAAGGAGAACAACTGCCCCCTAAACTACGTAACCCTCAACAAAACGACCACCGCCGCCGGGTATGTACAGTGTCGAGTTATACCATTCTGGAGACAGGTGCTCAATTACCCATTATTCAAAAGAATACCCCAAAACGAATACTCACCAATCCTTCTCCTATCAAAGATTAG